A DNA window from Drosophila biarmipes strain raj3 chromosome 2R, RU_DBia_V1.1, whole genome shotgun sequence contains the following coding sequences:
- the LOC108026896 gene encoding benign gonial cell neoplasm protein isoform X2 codes for MEECRVYLCIGNILIILPTYYHIVKLNYMILSHCLTGNLQECSIFLLHENMRKEYIDALVNAGDETVKIVLTTDIIESLSLNVSFKYEIDTACRQTNVYDSSSCSGEDHYEWVAKDCLLRRESLLDLEGGDAQCFRLISKKACEELGETSQPRLQTMQLDKICLMVKFLSPHMVISEYLGFTLSPPPLVNVHHAVQLLRKIDVLDEAEDVTWLGCRLVDIPVPCQLGRMLIFGILLRCLDPILTIVSSMLTADPLGIPFTEDVDHLWDRFTIYIQNRIKNERARLADNQFSDHFVFLRLLQEWQSRLHNKMPPLYLTDEYNFVLNGLMEQLSFIRSEIVSSLRSSNLIHSRGKLSMQILNQMSGNWHIVKAALTGGMYPNICAVDVGKNCLKSANSGNVHMHPNTVLREFLEPLEVSALNFRTPWIVCNKQKNDIKYATMVVPLAVALFCGPTRMRLSQICDSQLTANDRNVHMFIDEWIWMVMSKPSAEMIMKTRHYFFRMYNEVLKHCSDQELWRRDAAAGCHYSYLTETLSKILESEESSVGFAKPPPISFLQSTQLPALYLLSVNANFSWSRELEERQGTLQKPQQFNSHFVERQFFLLYSEGECEEFHRKSSPAFIESVLGKFARPIESANRHIFVILYRKDPDVMLSISRAKTIDGVFTLKEYFRNSVPVFEILEACVSLNVNVPVFDGRLMSCLIDKRVGNLIMDLFAFRHHWIHKR; via the exons ATGGAGGAGTGCCGCGTTTATTTATGTATAG GCAACATTCTCATCATTTTGCCCACCTACTACCACATTGTCAAGCTTAACTATATGATCCTGAGTCACTGCCTGACTGGCAACCTGCAGGAGTGTTCCATATTCCTGCTGCACGAGAACATGCGGAAGGAGTACATCGACGCCTTGGTCAATGCAGGCGATGAGACCGTGAAGATTGTGCTGACCACAGATATCATTGAATCGCTTTCGCTGAACGTGTCCTTCAAGTACGAAATAGACACCGCCTGCCGGCAGACCAATGTTTATGATAGCTCCAGCTGCAGCGGGGAGGATCACTACGAATGGGTGGCCAAGGATTGCCTGCTGCGACGGGAGTCTCTTCTCGATCTCGAAG GTGGGGATGCACAGTGCTTCCGTTTGATCAGCAAAAAGGCTTGCGAGGAGCTTGGGGAGACGAGCCAGCCGCGCCTGCAAACCATGCAGCTGGACAAAATCTGCCTCATGGTCAAATTTCTTTCGCCCCACATGGTTATTAGCGAGTATCTGGGTTTCACCCTCTCACCACCGCCGCTGGTTAACGTGCACCATGCCGTGCAGTTGCTCAGGAAAATCGACGTTCTAGACGAGGCCGAAGATGTGACCTGGCTGGGCTGTCGGCTGGTCGACATTCCGGTGCCCTGCCAGCTCGGCCGCATGCTGATCTTTGGCATTCTTTTGCGGTGCCTCGATCCAATACTCACCATAGTGAGCTCCATGTTGACGGCTGATCCCCTGGGCATTCCGTTCACCGAGGACGTCGACCACTTGTGGGACAGGTTCACCATCTACATACAGAATCGCATCAAGAACGAGCGGGCTCGCCTGGCCGACAATCAGTTCTCCGATCATTTCGTTTTTCTGCGCCTGCTTCAGGAGTGGCAAAGTAGACTGCACAACAAGATGCCGCCGCTGTACCTCACGGATGAATATAACTTTGTACTGAATGGTCTCATGGAGCAGCTTAGCTTTATTCGTTCCGAAATTGTGAGCTCCTTGCGGTCGTCCAACTTGATCCACAGTCGTGGCAAGCTGAGTATGCAGATTCTCAACCAGATGTCCGGGAATTGGCACATAGTTAAGGCGGCCCTGACAGGTGGGATGTATCCGAATATCTGTGCCGTAGACGTGGGAAAAAATTGCTTAAAGTCGGCGAATTCCGGAAATGTCCACATGCATCCCAACACAGTGCTTCGCGAGTTTTTGGAGCCCTTGGAAGTTTCGGCGCTGAACTTTCGTACCCCCTGGATTGTGTGCAACAAGCAAAAGAACGATATCAAGTACGCCACCATGGTCGTTCCCCTGGCAGTTGCCTTGTTTTGCG GTCCCACGAGAATGCGCCTTTCTCAGATATGTGACAGCCAGTTGACGGCGAACGATCGCAACGTTCACATGTTCATAGACGAATGGATTTGGATGGTGATGTCCAAGCCCTCGGCGGAGATGATCATGAAAACGCGTCACTATTTCTTTAGGATGTACAACGAAGTGCTGAAGCACTGCAGCGACCAGGAGTTGTGGCGCCGCGATGCTGCGGCAGGCTGCCATTACTCCTACTTGACCGAGACCCTCTCGAAGATTTTGGAGAGCGAGGAATCTTCCGTGGGTTTTGCCAAGCCTCCGCCCATTAGCTTCCTGCAATCCACTCAGCTGCCAGCCTTGTATCTTCTGAGCGTCAACGCCAATTTCAGTTGGTCGCGCGAACTGGAAGAGCGCCAGGGAACGCTTCAGAAGCCACAACAATTCAATTCGCACTTCGTTGAGCGACAGTTCTTCCTGCTCTACTCGGAGGGAGAATGCGAGGAGTTCCACAGGAAGAGCTCGCCAGCGTTTATCGAGAGTGTTCTCGGTAAATTCGCCAGGCCCATCGAGTCGGCCAACCGACACATCTTTGTGATCCTGTACAGAAAGGATCCAGACGTAATGCTCAGTATTAGTCGGGCCAAAACCATTGACGGAGTCTTCACGCTGAAGGAATATTTCCGGAACTCTGTTCCGGTGTTTGAAATTTT AGAGGCTTGTGTATCGTTGAATGTTAACGTGCCTGTATTTGATGGTCGCCTAATGTCTTGCCTAATTGACAAACGTGTCGGAAACTTAATAATGGACCTGTTTGCCTTCCGACACCATTGGATCCACAAGCGATAG
- the LOC108026896 gene encoding benign gonial cell neoplasm protein isoform X1: MTDELDHSEMNKIIQDKYIPQQLLYFIAGRRCCQQFPCTFRSSEHEAFANRARSLGLRSQIVHSNGNSCVKIYKQACRHYLEEPKKLTMSATATMDMFTLLGRKSFMGKEDLELSADMVSLKASASDLPSLHLPLPAIRPPNPRLWTDAQRNFLTTFPGHRLRAEIMWPLYANRVIVLNTDLSWDKSVFLPLLILDDCLTKQSNARIICIERHAIVATYNSQRTANFFGDQLGETVGIQLPHFSAVSCNTHIIFSTAQYFLRSLANQRFRDISHLVVNDVHLRDPYTDLLLTEIRFALNSQPNLRIILLSQMGSATMFTGFFGEGSVVDMMNQPEAGPRISYLDDLHSCIALAGIHKGPDIYKEIPETSGGKSQRNEQMDQCLHAYGELGTDAAIRPFLYAVNYELVPVNYRHSLNGKTAVHLASELNKPNHLRLLLFMGADPYIVDLYQQNAISLAAMNGNHECIDVLNNYSLHGYVVKSAKPDFVDYDLIIDIMYLLRTKPEYPPGNILIILPTYYHIVKLNYMILSHCLTGNLQECSIFLLHENMRKEYIDALVNAGDETVKIVLTTDIIESLSLNVSFKYEIDTACRQTNVYDSSSCSGEDHYEWVAKDCLLRRESLLDLEGGDAQCFRLISKKACEELGETSQPRLQTMQLDKICLMVKFLSPHMVISEYLGFTLSPPPLVNVHHAVQLLRKIDVLDEAEDVTWLGCRLVDIPVPCQLGRMLIFGILLRCLDPILTIVSSMLTADPLGIPFTEDVDHLWDRFTIYIQNRIKNERARLADNQFSDHFVFLRLLQEWQSRLHNKMPPLYLTDEYNFVLNGLMEQLSFIRSEIVSSLRSSNLIHSRGKLSMQILNQMSGNWHIVKAALTGGMYPNICAVDVGKNCLKSANSGNVHMHPNTVLREFLEPLEVSALNFRTPWIVCNKQKNDIKYATMVVPLAVALFCGPTRMRLSQICDSQLTANDRNVHMFIDEWIWMVMSKPSAEMIMKTRHYFFRMYNEVLKHCSDQELWRRDAAAGCHYSYLTETLSKILESEESSVGFAKPPPISFLQSTQLPALYLLSVNANFSWSRELEERQGTLQKPQQFNSHFVERQFFLLYSEGECEEFHRKSSPAFIESVLGKFARPIESANRHIFVILYRKDPDVMLSISRAKTIDGVFTLKEYFRNSVPVFEILEACVSLNVNVPVFDGRLMSCLIDKRVGNLIMDLFAFRHHWIHKR; the protein is encoded by the exons ATGACAGACGAATTGGATCACTCCGAGATGAACAAGATTATCCAGGATAAGTATATTCCGCAGCAACTGCTGTACTTTATAGCCGGCAGGAGGTGCTGCCAGCAGTTTCCGTGCACATTCCGATCGAGCGAGCACGAAGCCTTCGCAAATCGCGCCCGCTCCTTGGGTCTGCGATCCCAGATTGTCCACAGCAATGGGAACAGCTGCGTCAAGATCTACAAGCAGGCATGTCGCCACTACCTGGAGGAGCCCAAGAAACTCACTATGTCCGCGACGGCCACGATGGACATGTTTACGTTGCTGGGCAGGAAGTCCTTCATGGGCAAGGAGGATCTGGAGCTGTCCGCGGACATGGTCTCCCTCAAGGCCAGTGCGTCGGACTTGCCGTCATTGCACCTTCCGCTGCCCGCCATCCGTCCGCCGAATCCTCGTCTCTGGACGGATGCACAGCGCAACTTCCTGACCACCTTCCCGGGTCACCGACTGCGCGCCGAGATCATGTGGCCACTGTACGCCAATCGGGTGATTGTCCTTAACACCGATCTTTCCTGGGACAAGTCTGTGTTCCTGCCACTGCTCATCCTGGATGACTGCCTGACCAAACAGTCCAACGCTAGGATCATCTGCATCGAAAGGCATGCTATTGTGGCCACCTACAACAGCCAGCGGACGGCCAACTTCTTCGGGGATCAGCTGGGCGAGACGGTGGGCATCCAGTTGCCCCACTTCAGCGCTGTCAGCTGCAACACCCACATCATCTTCTCGACGGCCCAGTACTTCCTGCGGTCCCTGGCCAACCAGCGGTTCCGCGACATCAGCCACCTGGTTGTAAATGATGTGCACCTACGTGATCCATACACCGATCTGCTGCTGACCGAGATTCGCTTCGCCTTGAATAGCCAGCCAAATCTACGGATTATTCTGCTCTCCCAGATGGGCAGTGCCACGATGTTCACCGGCTTTTTTGGCGAAGGATCGGTAGTAGATATGATGAATCAACCGGAGGCGGGACCGCGCATCTCCTACCTGGACGACCTTCACAGCTGCATTGCCCTGGCCGGAATTCACAAGGGCCCGGACATTTATAAGGAGATCCCGGAGACTTCGGGCGGAAAGAGCCAGCGCAACGAGCAGATGGACCAGTGCCTGCACGCCTACGGAGAGTTGGGCACGGACGCGGCCATACGTCCCTTTCTGTATGCCGTGAACTATGAGCTGGTGCCTGTAAACTACCGCCACTCCCTGAACGGCAAGACGGCGGTCCACCTAGCCTCCGAGCTGAACAAGCCCAATCACCTCCGGTTGCTGCTCTTCATGGGCGCCGATCCTTACATTGTCGATCTGTACCAGCAGAATGCCATCTCGCTGGCGGCCATGAATGGCAATCACGAGTGCATAGATGTCCTGAACAACTACAGCCTGCACGGCTATGTGGTGAAGAGCGCCAAGCCGGATTTCGTGGACTACGATCTTATTATAGACATCATGTATCTGCTGCGCACCAAGCCGGAGTATCCGCCAG GCAACATTCTCATCATTTTGCCCACCTACTACCACATTGTCAAGCTTAACTATATGATCCTGAGTCACTGCCTGACTGGCAACCTGCAGGAGTGTTCCATATTCCTGCTGCACGAGAACATGCGGAAGGAGTACATCGACGCCTTGGTCAATGCAGGCGATGAGACCGTGAAGATTGTGCTGACCACAGATATCATTGAATCGCTTTCGCTGAACGTGTCCTTCAAGTACGAAATAGACACCGCCTGCCGGCAGACCAATGTTTATGATAGCTCCAGCTGCAGCGGGGAGGATCACTACGAATGGGTGGCCAAGGATTGCCTGCTGCGACGGGAGTCTCTTCTCGATCTCGAAG GTGGGGATGCACAGTGCTTCCGTTTGATCAGCAAAAAGGCTTGCGAGGAGCTTGGGGAGACGAGCCAGCCGCGCCTGCAAACCATGCAGCTGGACAAAATCTGCCTCATGGTCAAATTTCTTTCGCCCCACATGGTTATTAGCGAGTATCTGGGTTTCACCCTCTCACCACCGCCGCTGGTTAACGTGCACCATGCCGTGCAGTTGCTCAGGAAAATCGACGTTCTAGACGAGGCCGAAGATGTGACCTGGCTGGGCTGTCGGCTGGTCGACATTCCGGTGCCCTGCCAGCTCGGCCGCATGCTGATCTTTGGCATTCTTTTGCGGTGCCTCGATCCAATACTCACCATAGTGAGCTCCATGTTGACGGCTGATCCCCTGGGCATTCCGTTCACCGAGGACGTCGACCACTTGTGGGACAGGTTCACCATCTACATACAGAATCGCATCAAGAACGAGCGGGCTCGCCTGGCCGACAATCAGTTCTCCGATCATTTCGTTTTTCTGCGCCTGCTTCAGGAGTGGCAAAGTAGACTGCACAACAAGATGCCGCCGCTGTACCTCACGGATGAATATAACTTTGTACTGAATGGTCTCATGGAGCAGCTTAGCTTTATTCGTTCCGAAATTGTGAGCTCCTTGCGGTCGTCCAACTTGATCCACAGTCGTGGCAAGCTGAGTATGCAGATTCTCAACCAGATGTCCGGGAATTGGCACATAGTTAAGGCGGCCCTGACAGGTGGGATGTATCCGAATATCTGTGCCGTAGACGTGGGAAAAAATTGCTTAAAGTCGGCGAATTCCGGAAATGTCCACATGCATCCCAACACAGTGCTTCGCGAGTTTTTGGAGCCCTTGGAAGTTTCGGCGCTGAACTTTCGTACCCCCTGGATTGTGTGCAACAAGCAAAAGAACGATATCAAGTACGCCACCATGGTCGTTCCCCTGGCAGTTGCCTTGTTTTGCG GTCCCACGAGAATGCGCCTTTCTCAGATATGTGACAGCCAGTTGACGGCGAACGATCGCAACGTTCACATGTTCATAGACGAATGGATTTGGATGGTGATGTCCAAGCCCTCGGCGGAGATGATCATGAAAACGCGTCACTATTTCTTTAGGATGTACAACGAAGTGCTGAAGCACTGCAGCGACCAGGAGTTGTGGCGCCGCGATGCTGCGGCAGGCTGCCATTACTCCTACTTGACCGAGACCCTCTCGAAGATTTTGGAGAGCGAGGAATCTTCCGTGGGTTTTGCCAAGCCTCCGCCCATTAGCTTCCTGCAATCCACTCAGCTGCCAGCCTTGTATCTTCTGAGCGTCAACGCCAATTTCAGTTGGTCGCGCGAACTGGAAGAGCGCCAGGGAACGCTTCAGAAGCCACAACAATTCAATTCGCACTTCGTTGAGCGACAGTTCTTCCTGCTCTACTCGGAGGGAGAATGCGAGGAGTTCCACAGGAAGAGCTCGCCAGCGTTTATCGAGAGTGTTCTCGGTAAATTCGCCAGGCCCATCGAGTCGGCCAACCGACACATCTTTGTGATCCTGTACAGAAAGGATCCAGACGTAATGCTCAGTATTAGTCGGGCCAAAACCATTGACGGAGTCTTCACGCTGAAGGAATATTTCCGGAACTCTGTTCCGGTGTTTGAAATTTT AGAGGCTTGTGTATCGTTGAATGTTAACGTGCCTGTATTTGATGGTCGCCTAATGTCTTGCCTAATTGACAAACGTGTCGGAAACTTAATAATGGACCTGTTTGCCTTCCGACACCATTGGATCCACAAGCGATAG
- the LOC108026897 gene encoding partner of Y14 and mago — translation MSTYLQSSEGKFIPATKRPDGTWRKARRVKDGYVPQEEVPLYESKGKQFVAQRQAGVPPGMCPLVAAESKKEREKQERNRARKQDKEAGKQPKAATPGVLVFPPSTCPPPKANQQQPSGSREINSVAQALEDTLKLDGAQEVDPAKQLKKLRKKIREIEQIESRIQAGEQKKLDKDQLDKVKKKAEILRQIKDLEGEPRS, via the coding sequence ATGAGCACTTACCTACAGAGCAGCGAGGGCAAGTTTATCCCGGCCACCAAGCGGCCGGACGGTACCTGGCGGAAGGCGCGACGCGTCAAGGACGGCTACGTGCCCCAGGAGGAGGTGCCGCTCTACGAGAGCAAGGGCAAGCAATTCGTGGCCCAGCGCCAGGCCGGAGTGCCGCCTGGCATGTGTCCCCTGGTGGCCGCGGAGTCGAAGAAGGAGCGCGAGAAGCAGGAGAGGAACCGAGCCAGGAAACAGGACAAGGAGGCTGGCAAGCAGCCAAAGGCAGCGACGCCCGGTGTCCTGGTCTTTCCGCCCAGCACGTGTCCGCCGCCAAAAGCTAATCAGCAGCAGCCCTCCGGCAGCAGGGAGATCAACTCAGTGGCCCAGGCACTGGAGGACACCCTGAAACTGGACGGCGCTCAGGAGGTGGATCCCGCCAAGCAATTGAAAAAGTTGCGCAAGAAAATCCGCGAAATTGAGCAGATCGAGAGCAGGATACAGGCCGGCGAGCAGAAGAAACTGGACAAGGACCAGCTGGACAAGGTGAAAAAGAAGGCGGAGATCCTGCGGCAGATCAAGGACCTGGAGGGCGAGCCGCGCTCGTAG
- the LOC108026889 gene encoding TAR DNA-binding protein 43 isoform X2 gives MDFVQVSEEEGDEPIELPAEEDGTLLLSTLQAQFPGSCGLKYRNLDTKAVRGVRSNEGRLFPPSVDSGWGEYLYFCVFPKENKRKSDDNLENSTAKTKRIETRLRCTDLIVLGLPWKTTEDSLREYFETFGEVLMAQIKKDTKSGQSKGFGFVRFGSYDAQMRVLSNRHLIDGRWCEVKVPNSKGMGHQVPCKVFVGRCTEDINSDDLREYFSKFGEVTDVFIPRPFRAFSFVTFLDPDVAQSLCGEDHIIKGVSVHVSNAAPKAEQNRNQQAQSYNYNSANSFGMHSYHPQGNHMNGGRNGHHRGNNQHSAHGGENPIIANNHNNNSTAGYGMGGNNYGGNTGGGYHNNGSNHSNGGNANRQDPGAQYSSRQANFHGMNQTHNGNVGGSNGWMNRGHLDMPNLQALGINSQGSSSSNQGQNMSNQSMLNLNSLPINPALVAAALNQWSLVGNQLQNQNQDQQGGNFLSWMAQNGGHNNANNFGGRKGSNNPNNPGANGMNKPDNSGCNDQQNGNTGWSNQSSGSQNSVEKSNFL, from the exons ATGGACTTCGTTCAAGTGTCGGAGGAGGAGGGTGACGAGCCCATCGAGCTGCCAGCCGAGGAAGATGGCACCTTGCTGCTGTCCACCCTACAGGCCCAGTTTCCGGGGTCCTGCGGTCTTAAGTATCGCAACCTGGACACAAAGGCGGTTCGCGGCGTGCGCTCCAACGAGGGCAGACTGTTTCCGCCCAGCGTGGACTCGGGATGGGGGGAGTACCTCTACTTCTGTGTGTTCCCCAAGG AAAACAAGCGGAAGAGCGACGATAACCTGGAGAACTCGACGGCCAAGACCAAACGGATCGAGACCCGCTTGCGATGCACTGATCTTATAGTGCTGGGCTTGCCCTGGAAGACAACTGAGGACAGTTTGCGGGAGTACTTTGAGACCTTTGGCGAAGTGCTGATGGCCCAGATCAAGAAGGACACCAAGTCGGGCCAGTCCAAGGGCTTTGGGTTCGTGCGCTTTGGGTCCTACGATGCCCAGATGCGCGTCCTCTCCAACCGTCACCTTATCGACGGTCGTTGGTGCGAGGTCAAGGTGCCCAACTCCAAG GGCATGGGACACCAGGTGCCTTGCAAGGTCTTCGTTGGCCGCTGCACAGAGGACATAAACTCGGACGACTTGCGCGAGTATTTTTCCAAATTTGGCGAGGTCACGGACGTGTTTATTCCCCGACCCTTTAGGGCATTTAGTTTCGTCACTTTTCTCGATCCTGACGTGGCACAGTCCCTCTGCGGAGAGGATCACATAATCAAGG GAGTTTCGGTGCATGTGTCGAATGCTGCCCCAAAAGCCGAGCAAAACCGGAATCAGCAGGCTCAGAGCTACAATTACAACTCGGCCAACAGCTTCGGCATGCACTCCTACCACCCGCAGGGTAACCACATGAACGGCGGCCGAAATGGACACCACAGAGGTAATAACCAACACAGTGCTCACGGCGGTGAGAACCCCATCATCGCCAATAATCATAACAACAATAGCACTGCCGGCTACGGTATGGGTGGCAATAATTACGGCGGAAATACGGGCGGGGGCTACCATAACAACGGCAGTAATCACTCCAACGGCGGGAACGCAAATCGCCAGGACCCAGGCGCCCAGTACAGCAGTAGGCAGGCGAATTTCCATGGAATGAATCAGACCCACAACGGCAACGTGGGCGGCAGCAATGGCTGGATGAACCGGGGGCACCTGGACATGCCCAATCTGCAGGCACTGGGCATCAATTCCCAGGGTTCGAGCTCCTCCAACCAGGGCCAGAATATGAGCAACCAGTCGATGCTCAATCTCAACTCCTTGCCGATTAATCCCGCACTGGTCGCTGCAGCCCTGAACCAGTGGAGCCTGGTCGGCAACCAGCTGCAGAATCAAAATCAGGACCAACAG GGAGGAAATTTTTTATCCTGGATGGCGCAGAACGGTGGccacaacaacgccaacaacTTTGGCGGACGGAAGGGATCTAATAACCCCAACAATCCGGGTGCCAACGGGATGAACAAGCCAGACAACTCGGGCTGCAACGACCAACAG AACGGTAACACCGGGTGGTCGAACCAGAGCAGCGGATCTCAAAACTCCGTGGAAAAGTCAAACTTTCTTTAA
- the LOC108026889 gene encoding TAR DNA-binding protein 43 isoform X1, translating to MHLERTDELTASLVMDFVQVSEEEGDEPIELPAEEDGTLLLSTLQAQFPGSCGLKYRNLDTKAVRGVRSNEGRLFPPSVDSGWGEYLYFCVFPKENKRKSDDNLENSTAKTKRIETRLRCTDLIVLGLPWKTTEDSLREYFETFGEVLMAQIKKDTKSGQSKGFGFVRFGSYDAQMRVLSNRHLIDGRWCEVKVPNSKGMGHQVPCKVFVGRCTEDINSDDLREYFSKFGEVTDVFIPRPFRAFSFVTFLDPDVAQSLCGEDHIIKGVSVHVSNAAPKAEQNRNQQAQSYNYNSANSFGMHSYHPQGNHMNGGRNGHHRGNNQHSAHGGENPIIANNHNNNSTAGYGMGGNNYGGNTGGGYHNNGSNHSNGGNANRQDPGAQYSSRQANFHGMNQTHNGNVGGSNGWMNRGHLDMPNLQALGINSQGSSSSNQGQNMSNQSMLNLNSLPINPALVAAALNQWSLVGNQLQNQNQDQQGGNFLSWMAQNGGHNNANNFGGRKGSNNPNNPGANGMNKPDNSGCNDQQNGNTGWSNQSSGSQNSVEKSNFL from the exons ATGCATCTGGAAAGAACGGATGAACTGA CTGCCTCCTTGGTGATGGACTTCGTTCAAGTGTCGGAGGAGGAGGGTGACGAGCCCATCGAGCTGCCAGCCGAGGAAGATGGCACCTTGCTGCTGTCCACCCTACAGGCCCAGTTTCCGGGGTCCTGCGGTCTTAAGTATCGCAACCTGGACACAAAGGCGGTTCGCGGCGTGCGCTCCAACGAGGGCAGACTGTTTCCGCCCAGCGTGGACTCGGGATGGGGGGAGTACCTCTACTTCTGTGTGTTCCCCAAGG AAAACAAGCGGAAGAGCGACGATAACCTGGAGAACTCGACGGCCAAGACCAAACGGATCGAGACCCGCTTGCGATGCACTGATCTTATAGTGCTGGGCTTGCCCTGGAAGACAACTGAGGACAGTTTGCGGGAGTACTTTGAGACCTTTGGCGAAGTGCTGATGGCCCAGATCAAGAAGGACACCAAGTCGGGCCAGTCCAAGGGCTTTGGGTTCGTGCGCTTTGGGTCCTACGATGCCCAGATGCGCGTCCTCTCCAACCGTCACCTTATCGACGGTCGTTGGTGCGAGGTCAAGGTGCCCAACTCCAAG GGCATGGGACACCAGGTGCCTTGCAAGGTCTTCGTTGGCCGCTGCACAGAGGACATAAACTCGGACGACTTGCGCGAGTATTTTTCCAAATTTGGCGAGGTCACGGACGTGTTTATTCCCCGACCCTTTAGGGCATTTAGTTTCGTCACTTTTCTCGATCCTGACGTGGCACAGTCCCTCTGCGGAGAGGATCACATAATCAAGG GAGTTTCGGTGCATGTGTCGAATGCTGCCCCAAAAGCCGAGCAAAACCGGAATCAGCAGGCTCAGAGCTACAATTACAACTCGGCCAACAGCTTCGGCATGCACTCCTACCACCCGCAGGGTAACCACATGAACGGCGGCCGAAATGGACACCACAGAGGTAATAACCAACACAGTGCTCACGGCGGTGAGAACCCCATCATCGCCAATAATCATAACAACAATAGCACTGCCGGCTACGGTATGGGTGGCAATAATTACGGCGGAAATACGGGCGGGGGCTACCATAACAACGGCAGTAATCACTCCAACGGCGGGAACGCAAATCGCCAGGACCCAGGCGCCCAGTACAGCAGTAGGCAGGCGAATTTCCATGGAATGAATCAGACCCACAACGGCAACGTGGGCGGCAGCAATGGCTGGATGAACCGGGGGCACCTGGACATGCCCAATCTGCAGGCACTGGGCATCAATTCCCAGGGTTCGAGCTCCTCCAACCAGGGCCAGAATATGAGCAACCAGTCGATGCTCAATCTCAACTCCTTGCCGATTAATCCCGCACTGGTCGCTGCAGCCCTGAACCAGTGGAGCCTGGTCGGCAACCAGCTGCAGAATCAAAATCAGGACCAACAG GGAGGAAATTTTTTATCCTGGATGGCGCAGAACGGTGGccacaacaacgccaacaacTTTGGCGGACGGAAGGGATCTAATAACCCCAACAATCCGGGTGCCAACGGGATGAACAAGCCAGACAACTCGGGCTGCAACGACCAACAG AACGGTAACACCGGGTGGTCGAACCAGAGCAGCGGATCTCAAAACTCCGTGGAAAAGTCAAACTTTCTTTAA
- the LOC108026810 gene encoding ceramide phosphoethanolamine synthase, which translates to MIGPSSQISKILLTLLFLLIIFYVFMDVELYLRIHNYAIERNYHTNVSLPHSVGGGQSTSESGSGGSSSSSTKLPTAAERQPSYEDHTWISCDINPLCHITVKAILLDHTNHYLFAPLATMFDNVIGFSRSTFITPNMISFFHVGVACLAGKLVASDSLGYRRLGVLLFQIRTFLDDLDGHVARVRKHIRGERSEIGTSGYYVDGLCDGLGCIALLLGIFFYLKNNPPRRGYSIIPMSDSKVPEPTMMIPKMKATTRKVAKNVISFTGQLLLSSTAWNRYIAVYQNMLEREDVSPSQSHCQDYIFKSTWFFCVAWTWRIVNVHALLHCVLLSIFCDKLWDFLRAIRYSGYIILLVAICLTEMHILEAQNYIFNSTACSNISL; encoded by the coding sequence ATGATCGGGCCCAGTTCGCAGATCAGCAAGATCCTGCTCACCCTGCTGTTCCTGCTGATCATCTTCTACGTTTTCATGGACGTGGAGCTGTACCTGCGCATCCACAACTATGCCATCGAGCGGAACTACCACACGAACGTCTCCCTGCCCCATAGCGTCGGCGGAGGGCAGTCCACCTCGGAGTCCGGAtccggcggcagcagcagcagcagcacgaaACTCCCCACCGCCGCCGAGAGGCAGCCGTCCTACGAGGACCACACCTGGATATCCTGTGATATAAACCCGCTCTGTCATATCACTGTGAAGGCCATTTTGTTGGACCACACCAACCATTATCTATTCGCCCCGCTGGCCACCATGTTCGACAACGTGATTGGTTTCTCGCGCTCCACCTTCATCACGCCCAACATGATATCGTTTTTCCACGTGGGCGTGGCGTGCCTGGCGGGAAAACTGGTAGCCTCAGACAGCCTGGGCTACCGCCGGCTGGGCGTGCTGCTCTTCCAGATCCGCACCTTCCTGGACGACCTGGACGGGCATGTGGCGCGCGTGAGGAAGCACATACGCGGCGAGCGCTCGGAGATCGGCACATCCGGCTACTATGTGGACGGACTGTGCGACGGACTCGGCTGCATAGCCCTGCTGCTGGGCATATTCTTTTACCTGAAGAACAATCCGCCACGCAGAGGCTACTCGATCATACCCATGAGCGACTCGAAGGTGCCGGAGCCCACGATGATGATTCCGAAGATGAAGGCCACCACGAGGAAGGTGGCCAAGAACGTGATCAGCTTTACGGGCCAGCTGCTGTTGAGCTCGACGGCGTGGAATCGCTACATAGCCGTCTACCAGAACATGCTGGAGCGGGAGGACGTGAGCCCCAGCCAGTCGCATTGCCAGGACTACATCTTCAAGTCCACCTGGTTCTTCTGCGTGGCCTGGACGTGGCGCATCGTGAATGTCCACGCCCTGCTCCACTGCGTCCTGCTCAGCATATTCTGCGACAAACTGTGGGACTTTCTGCGCGCGATCCGGTATAGCGGTTATATTATCCTGTTAGTTGCTATCTGTTTAACTGAAATGCATATTCTGGAGGCCCAGAACTACATTTTCAACTCTACGGCGTGCAGTAATATTTCACtgtga